In a genomic window of Arthrobacter woluwensis:
- a CDS encoding type 1 glutamine amidotransferase domain-containing protein, producing the protein MSSILMVLSAATELRLSDGTLHPTGFWAEEVAEPHRLFSEAGLTVIFATPGGVVPTVDPASLSEQGGVEPEAAARFRAYLDGIAPALENPVALEDTSLEHIDALFLPGGHAPMADLVDHPGLGALLADADRDGLPITALCHGLAGLLSARNDDGFLFAGRRLTSFSDVEEQQGGLGELSPFLLESRLRESGAVVATDAPWSSHLVIDGNLLTGQNPQSSAVTANALIDLLSA; encoded by the coding sequence ATGTCAAGCATCCTCATGGTCCTCAGTGCGGCCACCGAACTCCGCCTCTCGGACGGCACCCTGCATCCCACCGGCTTCTGGGCGGAGGAGGTCGCGGAGCCTCACCGGCTCTTCAGCGAGGCCGGCCTGACGGTCATCTTCGCGACTCCGGGAGGCGTCGTCCCCACCGTCGATCCCGCCAGCCTGTCGGAGCAGGGCGGTGTGGAGCCCGAGGCCGCCGCACGGTTCCGCGCCTATCTCGACGGAATCGCCCCTGCTCTCGAGAACCCCGTGGCGCTGGAAGACACGAGCCTGGAACACATCGACGCGCTCTTCCTGCCGGGCGGCCATGCGCCCATGGCGGATCTCGTGGACCATCCCGGGTTGGGGGCGCTCCTCGCCGACGCGGACCGGGACGGCCTGCCCATCACGGCCCTGTGCCACGGGTTGGCGGGTCTGCTGTCCGCACGGAATGACGACGGTTTCCTCTTCGCCGGACGTCGCCTCACCTCGTTCAGCGATGTGGAGGAGCAGCAGGGCGGCCTCGGTGAGCTCTCCCCGTTCCTGCTCGAATCCCGTCTACGGGAGAGCGGAGCCGTGGTGGCCACGGATGCCCCGTGGTCCTCGCACCTCGTGATCGACGGGAACCTGCTCACCGGACAGAACCCTCAGTCCAGTGCCGTCACCGCCAACGCGCTGATCGATCTGCTGTCCGCCTGA
- the tsaD gene encoding tRNA (adenosine(37)-N6)-threonylcarbamoyltransferase complex transferase subunit TsaD, with amino-acid sequence MNRTEPLILGIESSCDETGVGIVRGSTLLSNTVSSSMDEHVRFGGVIPEIASRAHLEAIVPALDAALMEADVTLDELDGIAVTAGPGLAGALMVGVSAAKALSVATGKPLFAINHLVAHVAVGLLDQQVFAPGPEGSAALPENLGALLVSGGHTEVLRVRSIHDVELLGSTIDDAAGEAYDKVARLLGLGYPGGPVIDRLAREGDPKAIRFPRGLTQPKYMGTAEEPGPHRYDWSFSGLKTAVARCVEQFEARGEEPPVADIAASFQEAVVDVVTAKAMLACKEHGITELLLGGGVAANARLRELTAKRCASHGISLHVPPISLCTDNGAMVAALASRLVMDGAEPSSLGFAPDSSLPVSTVLLP; translated from the coding sequence ATGAACCGAACCGAACCGCTGATCCTCGGCATCGAATCCTCGTGCGATGAGACCGGGGTCGGGATCGTGCGCGGCAGCACGCTGCTGAGCAACACGGTGTCCTCCTCCATGGACGAGCATGTGCGCTTCGGCGGGGTGATCCCCGAGATCGCGTCCCGCGCCCACCTCGAGGCGATCGTCCCCGCCCTCGACGCGGCACTGATGGAGGCCGATGTCACCCTCGACGAGCTCGACGGCATCGCCGTGACGGCGGGCCCGGGTCTCGCGGGCGCGCTCATGGTGGGCGTGAGCGCCGCGAAGGCGCTCTCGGTGGCCACCGGCAAGCCGCTCTTCGCGATCAACCACCTCGTGGCGCACGTCGCGGTCGGGCTCCTCGACCAGCAGGTCTTCGCACCCGGCCCCGAAGGCTCCGCCGCGCTGCCGGAGAACCTCGGCGCCCTCCTGGTGTCCGGCGGGCACACGGAAGTGCTGCGCGTGCGGAGCATCCACGACGTCGAACTGCTCGGCAGCACGATCGACGACGCCGCGGGCGAGGCTTACGACAAGGTGGCGCGTCTGCTGGGGCTGGGGTACCCCGGCGGGCCGGTGATCGACCGGCTGGCCCGCGAGGGTGATCCGAAGGCCATCCGGTTCCCGCGCGGCCTGACCCAGCCGAAGTACATGGGGACCGCGGAGGAACCCGGCCCGCACCGCTACGACTGGTCGTTCAGCGGCCTGAAGACCGCCGTCGCGCGCTGCGTGGAGCAGTTCGAAGCGCGCGGCGAGGAGCCTCCCGTGGCGGACATCGCCGCGAGCTTCCAGGAGGCCGTGGTGGACGTGGTGACCGCGAAGGCGATGCTCGCCTGCAAGGAGCACGGCATCACGGAACTGCTGCTCGGCGGCGGGGTGGCCGCGAACGCGCGGCTGCGGGAACTAACCGCCAAGCGCTGCGCGTCGCACGGGATCAGCCTGCACGTGCCGCCGATCAGCCTGTGCACGGACAACGGCGCGATGGTCGCGGCGCTGGCGTCGCGGCTCGTGATGGACGGCGCGGAGCCGTCCAGCCTCGGCTTCGCCCCGGACTCGTCGCTGCCGGTGTCGACGGTCCTGCTGCCGTAG
- the rimI gene encoding ribosomal protein S18-alanine N-acetyltransferase: MTPEDLPVVHGLEERLFPEDAWPLDMFEAELMQRDTREYFVATIGGTVVGYAGLMCIPPIADVQTIAVIPEFEGRGIGSALLRTLLQRAAHGKADDMLLEVREDNPRAQELYKRFGFEQIAVRKNYYKGGVNALIMRRVLDPGQGPDAVQDDGGKP, encoded by the coding sequence ATGACCCCGGAGGACCTCCCCGTGGTGCACGGCCTGGAGGAGCGGCTGTTCCCGGAGGACGCCTGGCCCCTGGACATGTTCGAGGCCGAGCTGATGCAGCGGGACACCCGCGAGTACTTCGTGGCGACCATCGGCGGCACGGTGGTGGGGTACGCGGGGCTCATGTGCATCCCGCCGATCGCCGATGTGCAGACCATCGCCGTGATCCCCGAATTCGAAGGCCGGGGGATCGGCTCCGCGCTGCTGCGGACGCTGCTCCAGCGGGCGGCGCACGGCAAGGCCGACGACATGCTGCTGGAGGTCCGGGAGGACAACCCCCGCGCGCAGGAGCTCTACAAGCGATTCGGCTTCGAGCAGATCGCCGTGCGTAAGAACTACTACAAGGGCGGGGTCAACGCGCTCATCATGCGGCGGGTGCTGGACCCCGGACAGGGACCGGACGCCGTGCAGGACGACGGAGGCAAGCCATGA
- the tsaB gene encoding tRNA (adenosine(37)-N6)-threonylcarbamoyltransferase complex dimerization subunit type 1 TsaB, whose amino-acid sequence MTTVLSIDTSAIAGAAILRTAPDGVEVLARFATEDTRSHAEVTAPAVAELLEETGLTGKDLDAIIVGVGPGPFTGLRAGLTVARTLGFAWGLPVHGVMSLDAIAAEAVDAGAPERFLVATDARRKEVYWALYTHDAGAPVLLDGPHVQLPAEVPLGELLSDAAARGTAVYGAGAGLYPEALPPVEGFAHTQPGAVALGKLALQRLARGEQLLDTEPLYLRESDAQVPGPRKRAL is encoded by the coding sequence GTGACGACAGTCCTGTCCATCGACACCTCGGCCATCGCCGGCGCCGCCATCCTCCGGACCGCGCCCGACGGCGTCGAGGTCCTGGCACGCTTCGCCACCGAGGACACCCGCAGCCACGCCGAGGTCACCGCCCCGGCCGTCGCAGAGCTCCTCGAGGAGACCGGCCTGACCGGCAAGGACCTGGACGCGATCATCGTGGGCGTCGGGCCGGGCCCGTTCACCGGGCTGCGCGCCGGGCTCACGGTCGCGCGCACGCTCGGCTTCGCCTGGGGCCTCCCCGTGCACGGCGTCATGAGCCTGGACGCCATCGCCGCGGAGGCGGTCGACGCCGGGGCGCCGGAGCGTTTCCTGGTCGCCACCGACGCGCGCCGCAAGGAGGTCTACTGGGCTCTCTACACGCACGACGCCGGCGCCCCGGTCCTGCTCGACGGCCCGCACGTGCAACTCCCGGCCGAGGTCCCGCTCGGCGAGCTGCTGAGCGACGCCGCGGCGCGTGGCACCGCCGTGTACGGCGCGGGCGCGGGCCTGTACCCCGAAGCCCTGCCCCCGGTGGAGGGCTTCGCGCACACCCAGCCCGGCGCCGTCGCGCTCGGAAAGCTGGCCCTGCAGCGGCTGGCCCGCGGCGAGCAGCTCCTGGACACCGAACCGCTGTACCTGCGGGAATCCGACGCCCAAGTGCCCGGCCCGAGGAAGCGGGCTCTGTGA
- the tsaE gene encoding tRNA (adenosine(37)-N6)-threonylcarbamoyltransferase complex ATPase subunit type 1 TsaE — protein MSEALWTATFHVADVEETQALAETIGTTLDAGDLLILSGGLGAGKTTFTQGLGRGLGVREGIISPTFVLARRHPNLPDGPRPGGPDLVHVDAYRLGSAEELEDIDLEETLDTSVTVVEWGRDRAEQLSASRLEIDLERATGQEAGEQIILDFEDEDEPRTLTVTAYGDRWAERPAWARTADASATPQEGKQ, from the coding sequence ATGAGCGAAGCCCTCTGGACCGCGACGTTCCATGTGGCCGATGTGGAGGAGACGCAGGCGCTCGCCGAGACCATCGGCACCACCCTGGACGCCGGTGACCTGCTCATCCTCAGCGGCGGCCTCGGCGCCGGGAAGACGACCTTCACCCAGGGACTGGGCCGCGGCCTCGGCGTCCGTGAAGGCATCATCTCGCCCACCTTCGTCCTGGCCCGCCGGCACCCCAATCTGCCCGACGGGCCGCGCCCGGGCGGCCCGGACCTGGTGCACGTGGATGCGTACCGGCTGGGCAGCGCGGAGGAACTCGAGGACATCGACCTCGAGGAGACCCTGGACACCTCGGTCACCGTGGTGGAGTGGGGCCGTGACCGCGCCGAGCAGCTGTCCGCCAGCCGCCTGGAGATCGACCTCGAGCGCGCCACCGGCCAGGAGGCCGGGGAGCAGATCATCCTGGATTTCGAGGATGAGGACGAACCGCGCACCCTCACCGTGACCGCGTACGGGGACCGCTGGGCCGAGCGCCCGGCCTGGGCCCGGACCGCGGACGCATCAGCCACCCCGCAGGAAGGGAAACAGTGA
- the alr gene encoding alanine racemase produces MPHSHPVTAQDGAALPERAAIIDLAAIRHNVRRMAEIAAPAKVMAVVKADGYGHGALRTAQAALDGGASWLGTAHVSEALALRNAGIDAPLLAWLHTPDTDFTAAIEAGIDLGCSGWELEHIVAAARSVEHPARVHLKVDTGLGRNGSTVESWDQLIGEAIDYQDQGLLRVVGIFSHLAVADEPHRPETDHQLDVFREAIALAEDAGIDPEVRHLANTPATFTRPDAHFDLVRVGIGVYGLSPFADQRSDDLGLIPAMTLQTRVANCKAVPEGQGVSYGLHYKTKAPSTLALIPLGYADGVPRIATGGPVRLAGRTYPVVGRIAMDQMVVDLDAALDGAERLALVGTPAVLFGSGRDGGPLADDWAAAAGTINYEIVTRISGRVPRVYVDSEARPDAAPAEDGPEARQETDTRQETDA; encoded by the coding sequence GTGCCGCACAGCCACCCGGTGACAGCGCAGGACGGCGCCGCCCTCCCGGAGCGGGCCGCGATCATCGATCTGGCCGCCATCCGCCACAACGTCCGCCGGATGGCGGAGATCGCGGCGCCGGCGAAGGTCATGGCCGTGGTCAAGGCCGACGGGTACGGTCACGGTGCTCTGCGTACTGCCCAGGCGGCGCTCGACGGCGGCGCGAGCTGGCTCGGCACGGCCCACGTGAGCGAGGCGCTGGCTCTCCGGAACGCCGGGATCGACGCGCCGCTGCTCGCGTGGCTGCACACTCCGGACACCGACTTCACCGCCGCTATCGAAGCCGGCATCGACCTGGGCTGCTCGGGCTGGGAACTGGAGCACATCGTGGCCGCGGCGCGCTCCGTGGAGCACCCCGCACGTGTCCACCTCAAGGTCGACACCGGCCTGGGCCGCAACGGGTCCACGGTCGAGTCCTGGGACCAGCTCATCGGCGAGGCCATCGACTACCAGGATCAGGGTCTGCTGCGCGTGGTCGGCATCTTCTCCCACCTGGCCGTGGCCGATGAGCCGCACCGCCCGGAGACGGATCACCAGCTGGACGTGTTCCGTGAGGCGATCGCGCTCGCGGAGGACGCCGGGATCGACCCGGAGGTCCGGCACCTCGCCAACACCCCCGCCACATTCACCCGGCCGGACGCGCATTTCGACCTGGTCCGCGTGGGCATCGGTGTGTACGGACTCTCGCCGTTCGCCGATCAGCGCAGCGACGACCTCGGCCTCATCCCCGCCATGACCCTTCAGACCCGGGTGGCGAACTGCAAGGCCGTCCCAGAGGGGCAGGGCGTCTCCTACGGGCTGCACTACAAGACCAAGGCGCCCAGCACCCTCGCCCTGATCCCGCTCGGCTACGCGGACGGCGTGCCGCGCATCGCCACGGGCGGGCCGGTCCGGCTCGCCGGGCGCACCTACCCCGTGGTCGGCCGGATCGCGATGGATCAGATGGTGGTGGACCTGGACGCCGCACTGGACGGCGCGGAACGGCTCGCCCTGGTGGGCACCCCCGCGGTGCTCTTCGGCTCGGGCCGCGACGGCGGGCCGCTCGCCGATGACTGGGCCGCCGCGGCGGGCACCATCAACTATGAGATCGTGACCCGGATCAGCGGCAGGGTCCCGCGCGTCTATGTGGACAGCGAGGCCCGCCCGGATGCGGCGCCCGCCGAGGACGGCCCGGAAGCCCGGCAGGAGACCGACACCCGGCAGGAGACGGACGCATGA
- the mshA gene encoding D-inositol-3-phosphate glycosyltransferase has translation MPPVSRVALLSLHTSPLEQPGSGDAGGMNVYVRSLASALARSGVEVEIFTRAVAPGQPDVEHPEAGICVHNIQAGPKRRIPKEQLPALVHRMADEVDAIRSRQAQGHYQLIHSHYWLSGVAGLHLARAWDVPLVHTMHTMARVKNQHLHSGEHAEPANREEGEQCVVDGAARLIANTRAEALELQSHYDASPAAIDVVAPGVDLDVFSPSGPVAPAPPGFHVVFAGRMQRLKGPHVLVQAAAVLRARRPDIPLGLTLLGEQSGSRQYDIDAVIAASGMSDVVTRRNAVPREELAAWFRAADVVAMPSYSESFGLVALEAQACGTPVLATRVGGLADAVDDGVSGLLVDGHRITAWAAALERLHDDAALRTALSLGAVRHASAFGWDSAARATLASYRKALDAG, from the coding sequence ATGCCGCCGGTCAGCCGCGTCGCGCTCCTCTCGCTCCACACCTCACCGCTGGAACAGCCCGGCTCCGGGGACGCGGGAGGCATGAACGTCTACGTGCGGTCCCTGGCGTCCGCCCTGGCGCGCTCTGGCGTGGAGGTGGAGATCTTCACGCGCGCGGTGGCTCCCGGCCAGCCCGACGTCGAGCATCCCGAGGCCGGCATCTGCGTGCACAACATCCAGGCCGGCCCGAAGCGGCGGATCCCCAAGGAGCAGCTGCCCGCCCTGGTCCACCGGATGGCCGACGAGGTGGACGCCATCCGTTCCCGCCAGGCGCAGGGCCATTACCAGCTCATCCACTCCCACTACTGGCTCTCCGGGGTCGCCGGGCTGCATCTGGCCCGGGCCTGGGACGTGCCGCTGGTCCACACCATGCACACCATGGCGCGGGTCAAGAACCAGCATCTGCACTCCGGGGAGCACGCCGAACCGGCGAACCGGGAAGAGGGCGAGCAGTGCGTGGTCGACGGCGCCGCGCGGCTCATCGCCAACACCCGGGCCGAGGCACTCGAACTCCAGTCCCACTACGACGCCTCCCCCGCCGCGATCGACGTGGTGGCGCCGGGCGTGGACCTGGACGTCTTCTCCCCCTCCGGTCCCGTGGCGCCCGCTCCCCCGGGGTTCCATGTGGTCTTCGCCGGCCGGATGCAGCGGCTCAAGGGCCCGCATGTCCTGGTCCAGGCGGCCGCCGTGCTCCGGGCCCGGCGCCCGGACATCCCGTTGGGCCTGACCCTGCTGGGTGAGCAGAGCGGCAGCCGTCAGTACGACATCGACGCCGTCATCGCCGCGAGCGGCATGAGCGACGTGGTGACCCGCCGGAACGCGGTGCCCCGCGAAGAGCTCGCGGCCTGGTTCCGCGCGGCGGACGTGGTGGCGATGCCCTCCTACAGCGAGTCGTTCGGGCTCGTCGCGCTCGAGGCGCAGGCCTGTGGCACACCCGTGCTGGCAACCCGCGTGGGCGGGCTCGCCGACGCCGTGGATGACGGCGTCAGCGGCCTGCTCGTGGACGGTCACCGGATCACCGCCTGGGCCGCCGCCCTGGAACGCCTCCACGACGACGCCGCCCTCCGCACCGCCCTCAGCCTCGGGGCCGTGCGCCACGCCTCCGCTTTCGGCTGGGACAGCGCGGCCCGCGCCACCTTGGCGTCCTACCGCAAGGCACTGGACGCCGGCTGA
- a CDS encoding glycoside hydrolase family 32 protein encodes MLPNPGVPDFRDPKVVWDAERRRWILVNAEGHRLGFYASSDLRSWARVGEFVRTDIGLLECPDLFRMTADDGSAHWVLGTSANGKGRGLPATYAYWTGTFDGASFATDHDEPHWLDWGFDFYGAVTYPDHLASGAENPALRRAIGWANFWDYPHNTPTLATDGYNGDDMIVRELRLVRTGSGYQLASRPPAALASYVTRTHRLGDVRVRGTQDLAIRSGAYDLNCELVWDPSAPPSNIGLELCRAPGGGRHVAVGAYLRGPFSYVNRRPTINPTGGESQTPIDPSTGRLAIRVLVDRTSVELFVGDGTVVHSHRVFPLEGDDGIRLYANDGDATFRGLTVRELRVR; translated from the coding sequence GTGCTGCCGAACCCCGGGGTCCCCGACTTCCGGGACCCGAAAGTGGTCTGGGATGCCGAGCGGCGGCGCTGGATCCTCGTCAACGCCGAAGGTCACCGGCTGGGCTTCTACGCCTCGTCCGATCTGCGGTCCTGGGCGAGGGTGGGGGAGTTCGTCCGGACCGACATCGGGCTGCTGGAATGCCCGGACCTCTTCCGGATGACCGCGGACGACGGGAGCGCTCACTGGGTTCTCGGCACCAGCGCGAACGGCAAGGGTCGCGGGCTGCCCGCCACCTACGCGTACTGGACCGGGACGTTCGATGGAGCGTCCTTCGCCACGGACCACGACGAACCTCACTGGCTGGACTGGGGTTTCGACTTCTACGGGGCCGTCACCTATCCGGATCACCTGGCCTCCGGCGCGGAGAATCCCGCTCTCCGGCGTGCCATCGGCTGGGCCAACTTCTGGGACTACCCGCACAACACTCCCACGCTCGCGACGGACGGGTACAACGGGGACGACATGATCGTCCGGGAACTCCGCCTGGTCCGCACCGGGAGCGGTTACCAGCTCGCGTCGAGGCCGCCCGCCGCGCTCGCCTCGTACGTGACGCGCACGCACCGGCTCGGCGACGTCCGGGTCCGGGGCACCCAGGACCTCGCAATCCGCTCCGGCGCCTACGACCTCAACTGCGAACTGGTGTGGGATCCATCGGCGCCGCCGTCCAATATCGGGCTCGAGCTGTGCCGTGCTCCGGGCGGCGGACGGCACGTGGCCGTGGGCGCCTACCTCCGTGGCCCGTTCAGCTACGTCAACCGCCGACCCACGATCAATCCGACGGGCGGTGAGTCCCAGACCCCCATCGATCCTTCGACGGGACGGCTGGCGATCCGCGTCCTGGTGGACCGGACGAGCGTCGAGCTCTTCGTCGGGGACGGCACGGTCGTCCATTCGCACCGGGTCTTCCCCCTGGAGGGCGACGACGGCATCCGGCTCTATGCGAACGACGGCGACGCCACCTTCCGCGGGCTCACGGTCCGGGAGCTCCGGGTCAGGTAG
- a CDS encoding glycoside hydrolase family 32 protein yields MTETLHPLALVPEDELVARAESDPLRPRFHFASPAGWLNDPNGVSQWNGEYHLFYQYNPEGAFHHRIQWGHATSTDLVHWTDRPVALVPGDGPDEPDRDGCWSGVLVDDGGTPTLVYSGRHGERELPCVAVGSPDLLNWTKDPRNPVIAAPPAGVDVTAFRDHCVWKENGRWRQLVGSGIRGQGGTAFLYESADLRRWELLGPLLVGSAADGTSGDDDWTGTMWECVDLFSAGSGAAGDPEARDVLVFSAWDEGVTHHPLYWTGRYEDDSFLPEALHRLDYGGRHFYAPQSFRDDAGRRIMFGWLQEAQSEPAAAEAGWAGVLSVPRLVLPAADGSLDFAPVPELEALRRDHRTVEPRVLVGPERPGDLATVVLPVEGVQLDLELDAELAPGSELRLGVLAVRAAGRAVEETAVSVSRDVDGNGALSLDRSLSSMGTTSGLDRSGLAGPVPLPSGRVRLRVLVDRSAIEVFANGKPLTARVHPTLGGGQVTLGAMSGTVRLLSFDAWTMADSTPDGRTLRP; encoded by the coding sequence ATGACCGAAACCCTGCACCCGCTCGCCCTCGTCCCGGAGGACGAGCTGGTGGCCCGCGCGGAATCCGATCCGCTCCGGCCGCGCTTCCACTTCGCTTCGCCGGCCGGCTGGCTCAACGATCCCAACGGCGTCAGCCAGTGGAACGGGGAGTACCACCTCTTCTACCAGTACAACCCGGAGGGGGCCTTCCACCACCGGATCCAGTGGGGCCACGCCACCTCGACCGACCTGGTCCACTGGACCGACCGCCCCGTGGCCCTGGTCCCCGGGGACGGACCTGACGAACCGGACCGGGACGGCTGCTGGTCGGGGGTGCTGGTCGACGACGGCGGCACGCCCACCCTGGTCTACTCCGGCCGGCACGGCGAGCGCGAGCTTCCTTGTGTGGCGGTCGGGAGCCCGGACCTCCTCAACTGGACGAAGGATCCGCGCAATCCCGTGATCGCCGCCCCGCCCGCAGGGGTGGACGTGACCGCGTTCCGGGACCATTGCGTCTGGAAGGAGAACGGACGCTGGCGGCAGCTCGTCGGTTCCGGGATCCGTGGCCAGGGAGGGACGGCGTTCCTGTACGAGTCCGCGGATCTGCGGCGCTGGGAGCTCCTCGGCCCGCTGCTGGTGGGGTCCGCGGCGGACGGCACGTCCGGGGACGACGACTGGACCGGCACGATGTGGGAGTGCGTGGACCTGTTCAGCGCGGGGAGCGGGGCCGCCGGTGATCCGGAGGCCCGGGACGTCCTGGTGTTCTCAGCCTGGGACGAGGGCGTCACGCACCATCCGCTGTACTGGACCGGACGGTATGAGGACGACTCGTTTCTCCCGGAGGCGCTCCACCGCCTCGACTACGGCGGGCGCCACTTCTACGCCCCGCAGTCCTTCCGGGACGACGCCGGCCGCCGGATCATGTTCGGCTGGCTCCAGGAAGCACAGAGCGAGCCGGCCGCGGCGGAGGCGGGTTGGGCGGGTGTCCTGAGCGTTCCCCGCCTGGTCCTTCCGGCTGCCGACGGGTCCCTCGACTTCGCGCCGGTCCCGGAGCTGGAGGCGCTGCGCCGGGATCACCGGACCGTGGAGCCCCGGGTCCTGGTGGGGCCGGAGCGTCCCGGGGATCTCGCCACCGTCGTGCTGCCCGTGGAGGGGGTCCAGCTGGACCTGGAACTCGACGCCGAACTGGCCCCCGGCTCCGAGCTGCGACTCGGAGTGCTGGCGGTCCGTGCCGCGGGCCGGGCGGTGGAAGAGACGGCCGTCTCGGTGTCCAGGGACGTCGACGGCAATGGCGCCCTGTCCCTGGACCGGAGCCTGAGCAGTATGGGCACCACCTCCGGGCTGGACCGCTCCGGCCTCGCCGGCCCGGTCCCGCTCCCGTCCGGCCGGGTTCGGCTGCGCGTCCTGGTCGACCGATCCGCCATCGAGGTGTTCGCCAACGGCAAGCCCCTGACGGCTCGGGTTCACCCGACGCTCGGCGGGGGCCAAGTCACCCTCGGCGCGATGAGCGGGACCGTCCGTCTCCTGTCCTTCGACGCCTGGACCATGGCGGACAGCACCCCGGACGGCCGCACGCTCCGTCCGTGA
- a CDS encoding ABC transporter ATP-binding protein, with the protein MSITDVTSLAPVTPTETVLELQGLSKTFPLGGLFSRKSTRALHEVDLTLGRGEIVALVGESGSGKSTLARCVARLETPSSGRILLEGTDVLARNRFQAARAYRSQVQMVFQDPFGSLNPVHRIEHFLRRSLALHGRAGSEKETRERLEELMAVVGLEAAMLQSYPHELSGGQRQRVAIARALAVEPEVILADEPTSMLDVSVRIGILNLMRSLRDERGISMLYITHDLASARYLADRIAVMFAGELVEEGESLDLLADPRHPYTRLLVSAVPDPARAGSYDPALRAELRAAVMHAASCPFDGDPEQACSAERPVRHHVGDPAQRHWVRCHLYRPAASSAGHALAETKGH; encoded by the coding sequence ATGAGCATCACCGACGTGACCTCACTGGCCCCCGTCACCCCCACGGAGACGGTCCTGGAACTGCAGGGACTCAGCAAGACGTTCCCCCTGGGCGGGCTGTTCTCCCGGAAATCCACGCGGGCCCTCCACGAGGTGGACCTGACTCTGGGGCGGGGCGAGATCGTCGCCCTGGTGGGGGAGTCGGGCTCTGGCAAGAGCACCCTGGCCCGCTGCGTCGCCCGGCTGGAGACGCCCAGCTCAGGCCGGATCCTCCTCGAGGGCACGGACGTGCTGGCCAGAAACCGCTTCCAGGCCGCGCGGGCATACCGCTCCCAGGTCCAGATGGTGTTCCAGGACCCCTTCGGCTCCCTCAACCCCGTCCACCGGATCGAACACTTCCTCCGGCGCTCCCTGGCGCTGCACGGCCGGGCTGGCTCGGAGAAGGAGACCCGCGAGCGTCTCGAAGAGCTCATGGCCGTGGTGGGGCTCGAGGCGGCAATGCTGCAGTCGTATCCGCACGAGCTGTCCGGAGGGCAGCGGCAGCGCGTGGCGATCGCCCGGGCGCTCGCCGTGGAGCCGGAGGTGATCCTCGCCGACGAGCCCACCTCGATGCTGGACGTCTCGGTGCGGATCGGGATCCTGAACCTCATGCGATCGCTGCGTGACGAGCGCGGCATCTCCATGCTCTACATCACCCATGACCTCGCCTCCGCCCGCTACCTGGCGGACCGGATCGCCGTGATGTTCGCGGGGGAGCTGGTGGAGGAGGGGGAGTCGCTGGATCTTCTGGCGGACCCCCGGCATCCCTACACCCGGCTGCTCGTCTCGGCCGTGCCCGACCCGGCGCGTGCGGGCTCCTACGATCCCGCGCTGAGGGCGGAGCTGCGGGCGGCCGTGATGCACGCGGCGTCGTGCCCGTTCGACGGCGACCCCGAGCAGGCCTGTTCCGCCGAGCGTCCCGTGCGCCACCACGTGGGCGACCCCGCACAGCGGCACTGGGTCCGCTGCCATCTCTACCGCCCGGCCGCATCCTCGGCCGGCCACGCACTCGCAGAAACCAAGGGGCACTGA